A window of Streptomyces sp. NBC_01689 genomic DNA:
CTGAACTTCTGCGTCAGGATGCGCGACACGGCGTCGTCGATCCGCTTCGTGGTGACGCGGCCGGCGTTCGTCTCGTCCACGAGCGTCGTACGGAAGTCCTTGTACGAGTAAGGCACCATCATCATGTCGACGCCCGCGTTGACCGAGGTGCGGACGTGCGAGGCGTAGTCGCCGGGGAGCTGGTCGATGGCGTTCCAGTCGCTGATCACGAAGCCGTCGAAGCCCATCCGGCCCTTGAGCACGCCGTTGATCATGTCTGCGCGGGCGTGCATCTTCACCGGGCCCTGGCCGTCGCCCAGGACGTCGAGCGAGGAGTACGAGGGCATGACCGTGCCGATACCGCGGTCGACGGCCGTCTGGTACGGGGCGAGGTGCACCGCCTCCAGCTGCTGCCGGGTGACCTTGGTGACGCCCTGGTCGATCGTGTAGGAGCCGGTCGTGGAGGAGCCGTACTCCGTGCCGCCGTCGCCCACGAAGTGCTTCGCGGTCGCCAGCACCTTGTCGCCGTCCTTCAGGTCCCTGCCGTCGCGGGCGCCCTGGAGGCCCTGGATGACCGTCTCCATGGACTTCACCAGCGCCGGGTCCTCACCGAAGGACTCGTAGGAGCGGCCCCACCGTTCGTCGCGCGTCACGCACAGGCAGGGGGCGAAGTCCCACGGGATGCCGGTCGCGCGGACCTCGGCGGCCGTCACCGCGCCCGCCTTCTCGGCCAGGCCCGGGTCGCGGGTCGCTCCGATGCCGATGTTGTGGGGCATGATCGTCGCGCCGGTCAGGTTGTTGTGCCCGTGGACCGCGTCCACACCGTAGATCAGCGGGATCTGCAGCCGGGTGGCCCGCGTCCGGAGCTGGTAGCCGTCGATCATCTTCGCCCAGGCGGCGGGGGTGTTGGGCGTCGGCGTGGAGCCGCCGCCGGAGAGCAGCGACCCGAGGTCGTAGGCGGCGATGTCGCCGCCCGCGCCGATCGCGCCGCGCTCGGCCTGGGTCATCTGCCCGGCCTTCTCCGCCAGGGACATCCGGGAGAGGAGGTCGGCGACCCGCTTGCGCACGGGCAGCTTCGGGTCCAGGTACGGCAGCCCGTGGGCGTCGATGACCACCTGCGGGGTCTCCGCGGGGGCCTTCGCGCCGGTGACGGTCAGCTTGAGCGGGATCGTCTCGGCGGCCTCGGCGGACCTGTCCTTCAGGGTGGACACCCGGACGGTGCGGGAGCTCCCGGAGGCGGTGCCGGCCGGGAAGGTGACCTCGCCCTTGACCGGCGCGTAGTCCCGGCCGGACTCGGCGGTGCCGCCCGCGCCCTCGTAGGCGACGGTCACGGGCTCGTCGAGCGGGGCCGACCCGGTGGTGGCGACGGAGAGCCGCACCGTCGCCGTGGCGCCCTCCTTGACCGGGTACACGGCGGAGTCGGTGGTGACGGAGGCCCGCAGGGACTGGTCTGCCTTGCCGTACAACTCCACGCCGTCCATGGCGAAGTGGCCCTTGACGCCGACCGGGAGGGTGAGCGCGTACCCCCACATCTCGGTGAGTCCGAGGACCTGGTCGATACCGCCGACGGGCTGGTAGTCCGTGCGGTAGACGAAGTCGGTGAAGGGGATCTCGATCTGTTTCCAGCCGCTGAAGTCGTCGGTGAAGGACGTCGTCCACAGCTCGGAGGCCTCGCCGTTGGCGCCGCCGTCCTTGATCTCGAAGCTGACCTTCTTGGCGTTGTTCTGACCGTCCCACCAGAACCGGATGCCCCGGTGGGCGGACCAGTCGTGGCCGGGCAGGCCGGCGGCGAAGTCATGGGTGAAGCCGCCGTAGCCGCTGATGTCGTAGTCACCCGTGAGGACCTTCGCGCCCTCGGGCGCGTCGGGGCGCGCGGTCAGGGCGAGTGCGGGCGGGTCGTCGGTGTCGCCACCCCAGGTGAAGAGGCCCTCGGCGGGCTGGCTCGCGAAGGGCACTTCCCCCTCGAAGCGGTCCACCGGGACGGGCGCGGGGTCGTCGGCCGCGGCGACCGAGCCGGCCGCGGCCAGGGGCAGCAGCCCGACAAGCAGGGCGGCGGAGGCGAGCAGGGCGGTTCTTCGCATGTACCTTCCCTCGGCTCTCTTGGTTCACTTATGACTTAGATCACGGCGTGAGTTAACTGAGACCTCGGGGGGCCGTCAAGGCTTCACGTCAGAACCGGTACAGACTCAACTCCCGTCCGGATCAGGGCCGTTGTTCCTTCAAAGTGTGAACGCGCGCCCCCTTGACGCGCCCTGCGAGCCGTCATTTACTCACGCCTCGCACGCCTCCCCACCCCCACCTCCAGAAGGGCGGCGCCCCATGAGGGGATCCACTCGGGCGGCCCGGCTGATTCTCGCCGGACTGCTCACCGCGGCCGGATTCACGGCCGCCGCGCCCGCGCACGCCGCGGGCGAACAGGTCACCGCCTGGCTGACCACGACCGACGACACCGGCGGCCGCCATGTCGTACGCGGACTCCAGGCCCAGGCGCCGTTCGCCTTCCAGTCCGGCTCCGGCGGCGGTGGCGAGAACATCACCGTCGACGAGAACACCCGCTACCAGACCTTCACCGGTGGCGGCGCCTCCTTCACCGACACCGCCGCCTGGCTGATGAACAGCAGCGGGGCGCTGTCGCAGTCGACGCGGGACGCCACGATGCGCAAGCTGTTCTCGCCGACGGACGGCATCGGCCTGTCCTTCCTGCGCAATCCCATGGGGGCCTCCGACCTCGCACGGTTCGGCTACAGCTACGACGACGTGCCGGCCGGGCAGACCGACCCGGACCTGACCCGGTTCTCGATCGCGCACGACCTGGCCGACGTGGTGCCGCTGACGAAGCAGGCGCTCCAGCTCAACCCCGCCCTGACGGTGATGGCCTCGCCGTGGACGGCGCCGGCCTGGATGAAGGACAGCGGATCGCTGAACGGGGGCTGGCTGAAGTCCGAGGACTACGGCGCGTACGCCTCGTACTTCGTGAAGTACCTCCAGGCCTACCGGGACCAGGGCGTGCCGGTCTCGTACGTCACCGCGCAGAACGAGCCGACCTGCTGCTCGGGCTACCCCTCGATGAGCTGGAACGCCTCCGGGCTCGCCTACTTCACCAAGAGCGAGCTGCTGCCGAAGCTCCAGGCCGCCGGCCTGTCCACGAAGGTCCTCGCCCACGACTGGAACTGGGACGTCTACGACTCGTACGCCGCCCAGACCGTCGACGACGCGGCGGTGCGCTCCCACCCGAACTTCGGCGGGATCGCCTGGCACGGCTACGGCGGGGACGTGAACAAGCAGACGAGCGTGCACAACCAGTACCCGGGCCTGGACGCCTTCGGCACGGAGCACTCCGGCGGCACCTGGATCGCCAACCAGCAGCGCGAGGACATGCTCAACATCGTCGACTACACCCGCAACTGGGCGAAGTCGGTGACGAAGTGGTCGCTGGCCGTCGACCAGAACCGGGGTCCGCACAACGGCGGTTGCGGCACCTGCAGCGGACTGATCACCGTGCACAACGGCGACGGTGCGAGCGGGAGCGTCGACTACACGGTCGAGTACTACACGATGGGCCACCTGACGAAGTTCGTCCGGCCGGGTGCCCAGCGGATCGCGTCGACGGCGTCCGCGTCGGTGCCGAACGTGGCGTGGCGCAACCCCGACGGGTCGAAGGCGCTGATCGCGTACAACGACGCGTCCGCCGCGAAGACGGTCACCGTCAACTGGGGCTCGCAGCACGCCACCTACTCGCTGCCGGGCAAGACCTCGGCCACCTTCACCTGGTCCGGCACGCAGTCGGGCGGGGGCGGCGGCCAGTCGGGCTCCTTCGTCGGGCTCGCGGGCAAGTGCCTGGACGTGGCGGGCGGTTCGAGCACCAACGGCACGGCGGTGCAGCTCTACGACTGCAACGGGAGCGCGGCCCAGAAGTGGGCGGTGCAGGCGGACGGCTCGGTGCAGACGCTCGGCAAGTGCCTGGACGTGACCTCGGCCTCGACGGCGAACGGCGCCAAGGTCCAGCTGTACGACTGCAACGGCAGCGGCGCCCAGCGGTGGTCGTACAACGCCTCGACGGGTGACGTGGTCAACGCCGCGGCCGACAAGTGCCTCGACGTGACCGACAACTCCTCGGCGAACGGGGCCCGGGCGCAGATCTGGACGTGCACGGGCGCGGCCAACCAGAAGTGGCACCTGCAGTAGACGGCGGAGTCCCGGTACGGGTCCCGCGGCGAGGTCCGCACGCCTCGCCGCGGGACCCGTACCGGACGGCCCGCGCTACGCGGCCGGCTCGACCCCGGCCCGCAGCAGCCCGTACGTGCACGCGTCCTCCAGTGCCTGCCAGGACGCCGCGATGACGTTCTCGGCGACGCCGACCGTGGACCACTCGCCCGCACCGTCCGAGGTGGAGATGAGCACCCGGGTCGTGGACGAGGTGCCGTGCTTGCCCTCCAGGATGCGGACCTTGTAGTCCACCAGCTCCAGCGTGGCGAGCTGGGGGTAGATCTTCTCGAGCGCGACCCGCAGCGCGCGGTCGAGGGCGTTGACG
This region includes:
- a CDS encoding glycoside hydrolase family 3 protein, with product MRRTALLASAALLVGLLPLAAAGSVAAADDPAPVPVDRFEGEVPFASQPAEGLFTWGGDTDDPPALALTARPDAPEGAKVLTGDYDISGYGGFTHDFAAGLPGHDWSAHRGIRFWWDGQNNAKKVSFEIKDGGANGEASELWTTSFTDDFSGWKQIEIPFTDFVYRTDYQPVGGIDQVLGLTEMWGYALTLPVGVKGHFAMDGVELYGKADQSLRASVTTDSAVYPVKEGATATVRLSVATTGSAPLDEPVTVAYEGAGGTAESGRDYAPVKGEVTFPAGTASGSSRTVRVSTLKDRSAEAAETIPLKLTVTGAKAPAETPQVVIDAHGLPYLDPKLPVRKRVADLLSRMSLAEKAGQMTQAERGAIGAGGDIAAYDLGSLLSGGGSTPTPNTPAAWAKMIDGYQLRTRATRLQIPLIYGVDAVHGHNNLTGATIMPHNIGIGATRDPGLAEKAGAVTAAEVRATGIPWDFAPCLCVTRDERWGRSYESFGEDPALVKSMETVIQGLQGARDGRDLKDGDKVLATAKHFVGDGGTEYGSSTTGSYTIDQGVTKVTRQQLEAVHLAPYQTAVDRGIGTVMPSYSSLDVLGDGQGPVKMHARADMINGVLKGRMGFDGFVISDWNAIDQLPGDYASHVRTSVNAGVDMMMVPYSYKDFRTTLVDETNAGRVTTKRIDDAVSRILTQKFRLGLFEKPYADTSGASRIGSTAHRAVAREAAAESQVLLKNSAGVLPLKKSQKVYVAGSNADDLGNQTGGWTITWQGSSGKNTVGTTILEGMKRAGGDVTYSKDASAPTGGYDVGVVVVGETPYAEGVGDVGNGNDLELTAADKAAVDKVCAAMKCAVLIVSGRPQLVGDRLGDIDALVASWLPGTEGDGVADVLYGKRAFTGQLPVTWPKSEAQLPINVGDTAYDPQFPYGWGLTTLTKVPEGGSATLKALALVAAAADRTGADTRGRAAVAKARLLVQQRLSSTLTPATTKPFADADHLLLTGHYAEAVKKLTEAYRAA
- a CDS encoding ricin-type beta-trefoil lectin domain protein, yielding MRGSTRAARLILAGLLTAAGFTAAAPAHAAGEQVTAWLTTTDDTGGRHVVRGLQAQAPFAFQSGSGGGGENITVDENTRYQTFTGGGASFTDTAAWLMNSSGALSQSTRDATMRKLFSPTDGIGLSFLRNPMGASDLARFGYSYDDVPAGQTDPDLTRFSIAHDLADVVPLTKQALQLNPALTVMASPWTAPAWMKDSGSLNGGWLKSEDYGAYASYFVKYLQAYRDQGVPVSYVTAQNEPTCCSGYPSMSWNASGLAYFTKSELLPKLQAAGLSTKVLAHDWNWDVYDSYAAQTVDDAAVRSHPNFGGIAWHGYGGDVNKQTSVHNQYPGLDAFGTEHSGGTWIANQQREDMLNIVDYTRNWAKSVTKWSLAVDQNRGPHNGGCGTCSGLITVHNGDGASGSVDYTVEYYTMGHLTKFVRPGAQRIASTASASVPNVAWRNPDGSKALIAYNDASAAKTVTVNWGSQHATYSLPGKTSATFTWSGTQSGGGGGQSGSFVGLAGKCLDVAGGSSTNGTAVQLYDCNGSAAQKWAVQADGSVQTLGKCLDVTSASTANGAKVQLYDCNGSGAQRWSYNASTGDVVNAAADKCLDVTDNSSANGARAQIWTCTGAANQKWHLQ